One part of the Glycine soja cultivar W05 chromosome 11, ASM419377v2, whole genome shotgun sequence genome encodes these proteins:
- the LOC114375755 gene encoding ubiquitin domain-containing protein 7SL RNA1-like isoform X1, with protein sequence MDVIFELQRGRSFSMEVGYFDTVLEIKEKVQKYQNIPVSKQTLILNGQVLHDNDDPWKVKILHNTCIQLQVTPEKEENKELITSAHTKIQLNVKITSKTHLIPLEVDVNDTVLRLKEKIHEMETLAVPVNRLLLHASSTGAELHDHQLLRDCDVSENSEIDVGFRPSPTVASPGLKRLKLMVLPKSGTKKVPVEVNASDNVGELRKELQKLHQRVQFHLPQDGYFFIYKQNVMDDDRSFRWHHVAQGDTIEIFNGSVTGGS encoded by the coding sequence ATGGAcgtgatctttgagcttcaaagaGGGAGGTCATTCTCCATGGAAGTAGGTTACTTTGACACTGTCTTAGAAATCAAAGAGAAAGTACAAAAGTATCAAAATATTCCGGTCTCTAAGCAAACCCTAATCCTCAATGGCCAAGTTCTCCATGACAATGACGATCCTTGGAAGGTCAAAATCCTTCATAACACATGCATTCAACTCCAAGTGACCCCCGAAAAGGAGGAGAATAAGGAGTTAATTACTTCTGCGCACACCAAGATTCAACTCAACGTGAAAATCACGTCCAAAACGCACCTCATCCCTCTTGAGGTGGATGTGAACGACACCGTTTTGAGGCTGAAGGAGAAGATTCACGAGATGGAAACCCTAGCAGTGCCAGTTAACCGGTTGCTCTTGCATGCTTCTTCAACGGGTGCAGAATTGCATGATCATCAATTGCTGCGAGACTGTGATGTTTCGGAAAACAGCGAGATTGACGTTGGTTTCCGGCCGTCGCCCACGGTGGCGTCTCCAGGGTTGAAGAGGCTAAAGCTGATGGTTTTGCCTAAGAGCGGGACGAAGAAGGTTCCAGTGGAAGTGAATGCATCTGATAATGTGGGGGAGCTGAGGAAGGAGTTGCAGAAGTTGCACCAGAGGGTTCAGTTTCATTTGCCACAAGACGGGTATTTCTTCATTTACAAGCAAAATGTTATGGATGATGATAGGTCTTTCCGTTGGCACCATGTTGCACAGGGTGATACCATTGAAATATTCAATGGAAGTGTTACTGGTGGATCATGA
- the LOC114375755 gene encoding ubiquitin domain-containing protein 7SL RNA2-like isoform X2, giving the protein MDVIFELQRGRSFSMEVGYFDTVLEIKEKVQKYQNIPVSKQTLILNGQVLHDNDDPWKVKILHNTCIQLQVTPEKEENKELITSAHTKIQLNVKITSKTHLIPLEVDVNDTRLKLMVLPKSGTKKVPVEVNASDNVGELRKELQKLHQRVQFHLPQDGYFFIYKQNVMDDDRSFRWHHVAQGDTIEIFNGSVTGGS; this is encoded by the exons ATGGAcgtgatctttgagcttcaaagaGGGAGGTCATTCTCCATGGAAGTAGGTTACTTTGACACTGTCTTAGAAATCAAAGAGAAAGTACAAAAGTATCAAAATATTCCGGTCTCTAAGCAAACCCTAATCCTCAATGGCCAAGTTCTCCATGACAATGACGATCCTTGGAAGGTCAAAATCCTTCATAACACATGCATTCAACTCCAAGTGACCCCCGAAAAGGAGGAGAATAAGGAGTTAATTACTTCTGCGCACACCAAGATTCAACTCAACGTGAAAATCACGTCCAAAACGCACCTCATCCCTCTTGAGGTGGATGTGAACGACACC AGGCTAAAGCTGATGGTTTTGCCTAAGAGCGGGACGAAGAAGGTTCCAGTGGAAGTGAATGCATCTGATAATGTGGGGGAGCTGAGGAAGGAGTTGCAGAAGTTGCACCAGAGGGTTCAGTTTCATTTGCCACAAGACGGGTATTTCTTCATTTACAAGCAAAATGTTATGGATGATGATAGGTCTTTCCGTTGGCACCATGTTGCACAGGGTGATACCATTGAAATATTCAATGGAAGTGTTACTGGTGGATCATGA
- the LOC114377596 gene encoding uncharacterized protein LOC114377596: MTMAGALSLSQFPVRGSVSLPKRRIPRRSFCIRGMSEISSTFSVSTQQEEPTSNASSVTIAPPPNFKPPEPKRFAIRPDKTSEVFGALLPLLFRFATGVFVSGYSFSIVSKDEIPPDEYALELNGVTIKETAKLGPRPEKPIEIYEFETCPFCRKVREIVAILDLDVLFYPCPRNGPNFRQKVLEMGGKLQFPYMVDPNTGASMYESDDIIRYLVDKYGDGNVPLSLSLGFLTTLTAGLGMLSRISKGTTYTPAKFPPKPLKLWAYEGSPFCKLVREVLVELELPHLLVCCARGSPKRNILYQKTGTFQAPFLEDPNTGIEMFESAEIIEYLRATYALQ; encoded by the exons ATGACTATGGCTGGAGCTTTGAGTCTCTCCCAATTCCCAGTTCGTGGGTCTGTTTCTTTGCCCAAAAGAAGAATACCCAGAAGAAGCTTTTGCATTAGGGGCATGTCAGAAATCTCTTCCACTTTTTCTGTGAGCACCCAACAAGAAGAACCAACTTCTAATGCTTCGTCAGTGACAATTGCACCTCCCCCCAACTTCAAGCCCCCTGAGCCTAAACGCTTTGCAATCAGACCTGACAAGACCAGTGAAGTATTTGGAGCTTTGCTTCCTTTGCTCTTTCGCTTTGCTACCGGAGTTTTCGTTTCTGG GTATTCTTTTTCAATTGTTTCTAAGGATGAAATTCCTCCAGATGAATATGCTTTGGAACTTAATG GCGTTACCATAAAAGAAACAGCAAAATTAGGCCCTCGCCCAGAGAAGCCTATTGAGATATATGAATTTGAGAC CTGTCCATTTTGCCGAAAG GTTAGAGAAATTGTTGCCATTTTGGACCTTGATGTTCTTTTCTATCCTTGTCCAAGAAATGGCCCAAATTTCCGTCAAAAGGTTCTAGAGATGGGTGGCAAACTGCAGTTCCCCTACATG GTTGACCCAAACACAGGCGCTTCAATGTATGAATCAGATGACATAATTCGGTATTTGGTTGACAAATATG GTGATGGAAACGTTCCTCTATCTTTATCACTTGGATTTTTAACG ACCCTAACTGCTGGTCTTGGTATGCTTAGTCGTATTTCAAAG GGGACTACTTATACTCCAGCGAAGTTCCCTCCAAAGCCACTTAAATTATGGGCATATGAG GGGTCTCCTTTCTGCAAACTTGTACGTGAAGTACTTGTGGAATTGGAGCTGCCACACTTGCTTGTCTG TTGTGCTAGGGGTAGCCCAAAGAGAAATATACTATATCAGAAAACTGGAACTTTCCAG GCACCTTTTTTGGAAGATCCAAACACTGGGATAGAAATGTTTGAAAGTGCAGAAATCATAGAGTATCTAAGAGCAACATACGCTCTTCAGTAA